In one window of Laspinema palackyanum D2c DNA:
- a CDS encoding YggT family protein: MTSVAIASWIIGPLLVIMTLCFIFRIILTWYPQIELTKFPWILIALPTEPFLAPTRKLIPPLGGVDITPIIWVGIISLLREILLGQQGLLRMMM, encoded by the coding sequence ATGACATCGGTTGCGATCGCCAGTTGGATCATTGGCCCCCTCTTAGTCATAATGACCCTATGCTTCATCTTCCGGATTATCCTAACCTGGTATCCCCAAATCGAACTCACTAAATTTCCCTGGATCCTGATTGCCCTCCCCACCGAACCCTTCCTAGCCCCCACCCGCAAACTCATCCCCCCCCTAGGCGGTGTAGACATCACCCCCATTATCTGGGTCGGCATCATCAGTCTCCTCCGAGAAATCCTCCTGGGTCAGCAGGGATTGCTGAGGATGATGATGTAG
- a CDS encoding DUF805 domain-containing protein, with the protein MNWYLKVWKNYAVFNGRARRKEYWMFVLFNFIVGFLLAIIEEVLGGITNTDQSVLTAIYQLAVFIPTIAVSVRRMHDTNHSGWWLIVPIANFIFTLEDGTPGVNEYGLDPKSR; encoded by the coding sequence ATGAATTGGTATCTGAAAGTATGGAAGAACTATGCCGTATTCAATGGACGAGCAAGACGCAAAGAATATTGGATGTTTGTCTTGTTCAACTTCATCGTTGGATTCTTATTAGCAATAATTGAGGAGGTACTCGGAGGAATAACCAATACCGATCAGAGTGTACTGACGGCTATTTATCAACTGGCGGTGTTTATTCCCACCATTGCCGTGAGTGTTCGGAGAATGCATGACACGAATCATAGCGGATGGTGGCTTATTGTCCCGATCGCCAATTTCATTTTTACTCTAGAAGACGGAACCCCTGGAGTAAATGAATACGGACTCGACCCCAAATCCCGATGA
- the dnaA gene encoding chromosomal replication initiator protein DnaA yields MEIPLESLWDRVLERLQVQLSRPTFETWIKTATAVQLENNCLVIDTPNPFARNWLQKYYIKTIADVVTDILGHPVDIYITSSGSEATPESDRSDYMWPSPVVTQIPEPSPTHPHRPTELNSKYVFSRFVVGANNRMAHAASLAVAESPGREFNPLFLCGGVGLGKTHLMQAIGHYRLEISPDCKIFYVSTEQFTNDLIAAIRKDSMQNFREHYRAADVLLVDDIQFIEGKEYTQEEFFYTFNTLHEAGKQVVLASDRPPNQIPRLQERLCSRFSMGLIADVQTPDLETRMAILQKKAEYEKMRLPRDVIEYIAAHFTSNIRELEGALIRVVAYLSISGLPMTVENIAPILNPQTEPVKATVESVMTAVVEILGISLEDLKGNSRRREISQARQIAMYLIRQHTDLSLPKIGEEFGGKDHTTVMYSCEKIAALRDNDVEMRNLLRQLSDRIHFASKSPE; encoded by the coding sequence GTGGAGATTCCTCTCGAAAGTCTTTGGGATCGGGTACTGGAAAGGTTACAAGTGCAATTGAGCCGTCCCACCTTTGAAACCTGGATCAAAACCGCTACTGCCGTGCAGCTAGAAAATAACTGCTTGGTGATTGACACCCCCAATCCCTTTGCCCGTAACTGGTTACAAAAGTATTACATTAAAACTATTGCTGATGTCGTCACGGATATCCTGGGACATCCTGTTGATATTTACATTACCAGCAGTGGGAGTGAAGCCACCCCAGAGAGCGATCGCAGCGACTATATGTGGCCCTCTCCCGTCGTCACCCAGATTCCCGAACCCAGTCCCACCCATCCCCACCGTCCTACCGAACTCAATTCCAAATATGTCTTTTCCCGATTTGTGGTGGGTGCAAATAACCGGATGGCTCATGCTGCCTCCCTCGCCGTTGCCGAATCTCCAGGAAGGGAGTTTAATCCGTTGTTTCTCTGCGGCGGGGTCGGATTAGGAAAAACTCACCTCATGCAGGCGATCGGTCATTATCGCTTAGAAATCTCTCCCGATTGCAAAATATTTTATGTCTCGACTGAACAATTCACCAATGATTTAATTGCCGCAATTCGGAAAGATAGTATGCAAAATTTCCGGGAACATTATCGAGCGGCCGATGTGTTATTAGTTGATGATATTCAATTTATTGAAGGCAAAGAATACACCCAAGAAGAATTTTTCTATACCTTTAATACCCTCCATGAAGCCGGGAAGCAAGTGGTTTTAGCTTCAGACCGACCGCCCAATCAAATCCCCCGGCTACAAGAGCGCTTATGTTCGCGGTTTTCAATGGGATTAATTGCAGATGTTCAAACCCCAGATTTGGAAACCCGCATGGCTATTTTGCAAAAAAAAGCCGAGTATGAAAAGATGCGCTTGCCTCGGGATGTGATTGAATATATTGCCGCTCATTTTACCTCAAATATTCGAGAATTAGAAGGGGCATTAATTCGGGTTGTCGCTTATTTGTCCATTTCGGGATTACCGATGACGGTGGAAAATATTGCCCCTATTTTAAATCCCCAAACCGAGCCAGTCAAGGCCACAGTAGAATCGGTGATGACGGCGGTAGTAGAGATATTGGGAATTTCCCTAGAGGATTTAAAGGGGAATTCCCGACGGCGAGAAATCAGCCAAGCGCGTCAAATTGCCATGTATCTGATCCGTCAGCATACGGATTTGAGTTTACCGAAGATTGGGGAGGAGTTTGGGGGAAAAGACCACACAACGGTGATGTACAGTTGCGAAAAAATTGCCGCACTCAGGGATAATGATGTGGAAATGCGGAATTTGCTCAGGCAGTTGAGCGATCGCATTCACTTTGCAAGTAAATCCCCGGAGTAA
- the dnaN gene encoding DNA polymerase III subunit beta, with protein MKFICAQNQLATNLSLISRAVPSRPTHPVLANVLLSADEEQQQVSLTAFDLSLGIKTSFAAKVETSGTLTLPAKLFNDIISRLPDGEVTLDDERPSTGEDSGTEAGILATITSTSGRYEVRGMSAEEFPALPTISEGQTVQLPAEALMQGLHGTLFATSADETKQVLTGVHLIVHADRLEFAATDGHRLAIVETINETEDSDDEAEPDEDAEELEVTVPARALRELDRIVGMHEGHEPISLNFDPGQIVLELGGFRLTSRTLEGQYPAYSQLVPRSFERQVTVERRQLLSALERIGVLADRKNNIVKFSIDQEKQMLSLSVEAADVGSGRESMSAQITGESLDIAFNVKYAMESLKNISATEIIIKLNSATSPVVLSPLTGVKMTHLIMPVQMRA; from the coding sequence ATGAAATTTATTTGCGCTCAAAACCAACTCGCCACCAACCTATCCCTGATCAGTCGTGCAGTCCCCTCTCGTCCGACTCATCCGGTACTCGCCAACGTGCTACTCAGTGCCGATGAGGAACAGCAGCAAGTCAGCTTAACCGCCTTTGATTTATCCCTGGGGATCAAAACCAGTTTTGCCGCCAAAGTCGAAACCAGCGGGACCCTCACCCTCCCCGCCAAACTCTTTAACGACATCATCTCTCGCCTCCCCGATGGAGAAGTCACCCTCGACGATGAAAGACCCTCCACCGGCGAAGATAGCGGTACTGAAGCGGGAATTTTAGCCACCATCACCTCCACATCCGGACGTTACGAAGTCCGAGGAATGAGTGCCGAAGAATTTCCCGCACTGCCAACGATTTCCGAGGGACAAACCGTCCAACTGCCTGCTGAGGCCCTAATGCAAGGATTACATGGCACCCTCTTCGCCACCTCTGCCGATGAAACCAAACAAGTGTTAACCGGCGTTCATTTAATCGTCCATGCTGACAGATTAGAATTTGCCGCCACTGATGGACACCGCTTGGCGATCGTGGAAACCATCAACGAAACAGAAGACAGCGACGACGAAGCAGAACCCGATGAAGATGCCGAGGAACTAGAAGTCACCGTCCCAGCGCGTGCCTTACGGGAACTCGATCGCATCGTGGGAATGCATGAAGGACATGAACCGATTTCCCTCAACTTCGACCCCGGACAAATCGTCTTAGAACTGGGAGGATTTCGCCTCACCAGTCGCACCCTAGAAGGTCAATATCCCGCCTATAGTCAATTAGTCCCCCGGTCCTTTGAGCGCCAAGTCACCGTAGAACGCCGCCAACTTCTCAGCGCCTTAGAACGCATTGGCGTCTTAGCCGATCGCAAAAATAACATCGTCAAATTCTCCATTGACCAAGAAAAACAAATGCTCTCTCTCTCCGTAGAAGCTGCTGACGTAGGTAGTGGCCGAGAATCCATGTCCGCTCAAATTACGGGAGAGAGTTTAGACATTGCATTTAACGTTAAATATGCAATGGAATCCTTGAAAAATATCAGCGCCACCGAGATTATCATCAAGCTGAATTCAGCCACCTCCCCCGTGGTTTTATCTCCGTTAACTGGTGTAAAAATGACCCATTTAATCATGCCAGTTCAGATGCGGGCGTAA
- the def gene encoding peptide deformylase yields the protein MNNLREIVQLGNPVLREKAQPVTNVHLDSIQSLIDELMTALKPSNGVGIAAPQIAESYRVFILASRPTLRYPHAPTMEAIAIIDPQIIAYSEERVKDWEGCLSVPGIRGLVPRHQAIEVKYLDQQGTLHHQVFTGFVARIFQHEYDHLEGKVFLDRVESMEDLVTEQEYQKQFLQQL from the coding sequence ATGAATAACCTTCGAGAAATTGTTCAATTAGGCAATCCTGTCTTACGGGAAAAAGCCCAACCTGTGACTAACGTTCACTTAGACTCCATTCAGTCGCTCATTGATGAGTTGATGACAGCCTTGAAACCATCCAATGGAGTCGGGATTGCGGCTCCCCAGATTGCGGAATCTTATCGGGTTTTTATTTTAGCATCCCGTCCCACATTGCGCTATCCCCACGCTCCGACAATGGAGGCGATCGCCATTATTGACCCGCAGATTATCGCTTATTCTGAGGAAAGGGTCAAAGATTGGGAAGGCTGTTTGAGCGTGCCAGGAATTCGCGGATTAGTGCCGAGACATCAGGCGATCGAGGTCAAATATCTGGACCAGCAGGGGACTTTACACCATCAAGTATTTACAGGGTTTGTAGCCCGGATTTTCCAGCATGAATATGACCATTTAGAGGGAAAGGTCTTTTTAGACCGAGTAGAAAGTATGGAAGATTTGGTCACGGAACAAGAATATCAAAAGCAGTTTTTACAGCAGTTGTGA
- the accC gene encoding acetyl-CoA carboxylase biotin carboxylase subunit, with the protein MQFSKVLIANRGEIALRILRTCEEMGIATVAVHSTIDRHALHVQLADEAVCIGEPPSAKSYLNIPNIISAALTMNATAIHPGYGFLSENARFAEICADHQISFIGPTPEAMRAMGDKSTAKETMQKAGVPTVPGSDGLISNEKDAREIAKKIGYPVIIKATAGGGGRGMRLVREESELPKLFAAAQGEAEAAFGNPGVYLEKFIERPRHIEFQILADAHGNVIHLGERECSIQRRHQKLLEEAPSPALTPSLRQKMGKAAVKAAKSINYTGAGTIEFLLDYSGHFYFMEMNTRIQVEHPVTEMITGLDLIAEQIRIAQGEKLRLSQDDVQLRGHAIECRINAEDPDLNFRPCPGRINGFLPPGGPGVRMDSHVYTDYDIPAYYDSLIGKLIVWGCDRPSALKRMRRALRECAITGVPTTIPFHQKILEHPDFIQGDVYTNFVEQMMSKG; encoded by the coding sequence ATGCAATTCTCCAAAGTTCTCATTGCCAATCGCGGCGAAATCGCCCTTCGGATTCTCCGGACCTGTGAGGAGATGGGGATTGCCACGGTTGCGGTACACTCCACGATTGACCGTCATGCGCTCCATGTCCAACTAGCAGATGAGGCGGTTTGCATTGGCGAACCCCCCAGCGCCAAAAGCTATCTGAATATTCCCAATATCATCTCTGCTGCTTTAACCATGAACGCGACAGCGATTCACCCGGGTTATGGGTTTTTGTCGGAAAATGCGCGGTTTGCCGAAATCTGTGCGGATCATCAGATTAGTTTTATCGGACCGACTCCCGAGGCGATGCGCGCAATGGGGGATAAGTCTACGGCAAAGGAAACCATGCAAAAGGCTGGGGTGCCGACGGTTCCGGGAAGCGATGGGTTAATTAGCAATGAAAAAGATGCTCGGGAAATTGCCAAGAAAATCGGCTATCCGGTGATTATTAAGGCAACTGCTGGGGGTGGCGGACGGGGGATGCGCTTAGTCCGGGAAGAGAGTGAACTCCCGAAACTGTTTGCAGCGGCGCAAGGGGAAGCAGAAGCGGCGTTTGGGAATCCTGGGGTTTATTTAGAAAAATTTATCGAACGCCCTCGCCATATTGAGTTCCAAATCCTGGCGGATGCTCATGGCAATGTGATCCATTTGGGGGAACGGGAATGCTCGATTCAGCGCCGTCACCAAAAACTGTTGGAAGAAGCCCCCAGTCCGGCCCTAACCCCTAGCTTACGCCAGAAAATGGGTAAGGCGGCGGTGAAGGCGGCGAAGTCGATTAATTATACGGGTGCGGGAACGATTGAGTTTCTACTGGATTACTCGGGTCATTTCTATTTTATGGAAATGAATACTCGGATCCAGGTTGAACACCCAGTGACGGAGATGATTACAGGGTTGGATTTGATTGCGGAACAGATTCGGATTGCTCAAGGGGAAAAGCTGCGTCTGAGTCAGGACGATGTGCAGTTACGGGGTCATGCGATCGAATGTCGGATTAATGCGGAAGACCCCGATCTCAATTTTCGCCCTTGTCCCGGACGAATTAATGGGTTTTTACCTCCAGGTGGTCCGGGGGTGCGGATGGATTCCCATGTGTACACGGATTATGATATTCCGGCTTACTATGATTCGTTGATTGGGAAGTTGATTGTCTGGGGTTGCGATCGCCCTTCGGCCCTTAAGCGGATGAGACGAGCACTCCGGGAATGCGCCATCACCGGGGTCCCGACTACGATTCCTTTCCATCAGAAGATTCTGGAACATCCCGATTTTATTCAAGGGGATGTTTATACCAATTTTGTGGAACAGATGATGTCGAAGGGTTGA
- the psbX gene encoding photosystem II reaction center X protein, which yields MTPSLANLFWSLFWGAVLIVIPATAALIFISQKDKVQRF from the coding sequence ATGACGCCATCACTCGCCAACCTGTTTTGGAGCCTCTTCTGGGGTGCAGTCCTGATCGTGATCCCCGCCACTGCTGCTCTGATTTTCATCAGCCAGAAAGATAAAGTGCAACGGTTCTAA
- a CDS encoding HhoA/HhoB/HtrA family serine endopeptidase, whose translation MKNSERDHQRGHFSGTQVLLYLLLVVVGAGAAFMGDRWLRTNGPLSLNSLDPRSPSVTTPDDAPLPRGVLSLPVNSNFIVEAVEKVGPAVVRIDAARTVTQDIPDAFRDPFFRRFFGQTPMEPQQRVERGTGSGFIISDDGQILTNAHVINGADTVSVVLKDGRSFEGTVLGEDPISDVAVVKIEATALPKATLGNSEQLQPGEWAIAIGNPLGLDNSVTAGIVSATGRSSRDVGVPDKRVGFIQTDAAINPGNSGGPLLNARGEVIGMNTAIISGAQGLGFAIPIQTAQAIAQQLITTGKVQHPFLGIEMVTITPELQEELNTDPNSPMQLSVDNGVLIVRVSPNSPAERAGLQEGDVIQRMEDQAIAQSDAVQQIVQGSQVGNSLKLQINRDGEILNITVEPGEMPVNPSF comes from the coding sequence ATGAAAAATTCAGAGCGGGATCATCAACGCGGTCATTTTTCCGGGACGCAGGTGCTACTTTACCTGTTGTTGGTGGTGGTAGGAGCGGGTGCAGCATTTATGGGCGATCGCTGGTTGCGTACCAATGGACCTTTATCCTTAAATTCGTTGGATCCCAGAAGTCCCTCCGTGACGACTCCTGATGATGCTCCCCTGCCTCGTGGAGTCTTATCGTTGCCGGTGAATTCTAATTTTATTGTCGAGGCAGTGGAAAAAGTGGGTCCGGCAGTGGTGCGAATTGATGCCGCACGAACCGTCACCCAGGATATCCCCGATGCCTTTCGGGACCCGTTCTTTAGGCGGTTTTTTGGACAAACGCCGATGGAGCCACAACAACGAGTGGAACGGGGTACGGGGTCGGGATTTATTATTAGTGATGATGGTCAGATTTTAACCAATGCTCATGTGATTAATGGTGCGGATACGGTGAGTGTGGTCCTCAAAGATGGGCGCAGTTTTGAGGGGACGGTATTGGGAGAGGACCCGATTTCTGATGTGGCGGTGGTGAAGATTGAGGCGACGGCACTACCCAAGGCGACTCTGGGGAATTCAGAACAATTGCAACCGGGGGAATGGGCGATCGCGATCGGGAATCCCCTGGGGTTAGATAATAGTGTGACGGCAGGGATTGTGAGCGCCACCGGGCGATCGAGTCGCGATGTGGGAGTGCCCGATAAGCGAGTGGGATTTATCCAAACCGATGCAGCAATCAATCCCGGTAACTCTGGGGGCCCGTTGCTGAATGCCCGAGGGGAAGTGATTGGCATGAATACGGCGATTATTAGTGGTGCACAAGGATTGGGATTTGCAATTCCTATTCAAACCGCACAAGCGATCGCCCAGCAATTAATTACTACTGGCAAAGTGCAACATCCCTTTTTAGGGATTGAAATGGTGACAATCACGCCTGAATTACAGGAAGAGTTGAATACCGATCCCAATAGTCCAATGCAGTTATCGGTGGATAATGGGGTATTAATTGTGCGAGTTTCTCCTAATTCCCCTGCTGAACGCGCCGGATTGCAGGAAGGGGATGTGATTCAGCGCATGGAAGATCAGGCGATCGCTCAATCGGATGCGGTGCAGCAAATTGTTCAAGGGTCGCAAGTTGGAAATTCCTTGAAACTGCAAATTAACCGCGATGGGGAAATCTTGAATATCACCGTAGAACCCGGAGAAATGCCAGTTAATCCCAGTTTTTAA
- a CDS encoding Ycf66 family protein: MVNFSLNLASIVGIAIAIGGAGLYAVRSWRPELSRDTDLFFAAVGLLCGGILFFYGWRFDPIMQFGQILLGGSAIYFAFDNIRLRGVTTNQAKRQSGRIVDEERPVSSVYRVDAELDEIESDYEENPTRRRIKGTQDPRAARNPYYADEAPRRPPSRRAPGDRPSPSSRVRRPRPTERPPSGPSYPEWEATVDTTEERTSRRPPSSAGTSGSRRPPGARPSRTPPPEERTRRPPVPEEEPAPSDYVDYQPIDPIEEDDHEQDNTGNFDY, from the coding sequence ATGGTAAATTTTAGTCTCAACTTAGCGAGTATCGTCGGAATCGCGATCGCCATCGGTGGGGCCGGACTCTATGCTGTCCGCTCATGGCGTCCCGAACTATCGCGAGATACGGATCTGTTTTTTGCAGCAGTCGGGTTACTTTGTGGCGGCATTCTGTTCTTTTACGGATGGCGCTTTGACCCGATTATGCAGTTTGGTCAGATTCTGCTGGGAGGGTCAGCAATCTACTTTGCCTTTGACAATATTCGCTTGCGCGGTGTCACCACCAATCAGGCGAAGCGCCAATCGGGGCGAATTGTAGATGAGGAGCGTCCCGTCAGTAGTGTCTACCGAGTGGATGCGGAACTCGACGAAATCGAATCCGACTACGAGGAAAATCCCACCCGACGCCGGATCAAAGGGACTCAGGACCCCAGAGCGGCTCGCAATCCCTATTATGCGGATGAGGCCCCCAGACGGCCACCCAGTCGCCGAGCCCCTGGCGATCGCCCCAGTCCCAGTTCCCGTGTGCGTCGTCCCCGTCCAACGGAACGTCCCCCCAGTGGTCCTTCCTATCCGGAATGGGAGGCAACGGTGGATACAACGGAGGAAAGAACCTCTCGACGTCCGCCATCCAGTGCAGGAACTTCAGGGAGTAGAAGACCCCCAGGTGCAAGACCCTCGCGGACTCCTCCCCCGGAGGAACGGACCCGCAGACCCCCTGTACCGGAAGAAGAACCGGCACCGAGTGATTATGTAGATTATCAACCGATCGACCCTATAGAAGAGGACGATCACGAGCAAGATAATACAGGGAATTTCGATTATTAA